The following proteins are co-located in the Spinactinospora alkalitolerans genome:
- a CDS encoding DUF1707 SHOCT-like domain-containing protein, with amino-acid sequence MTEEPRKAVRASDADREAVARQLAAAAGEGRISTGELRTRLAQVYESHTYGDLERLVEDLPEIGLSRARTVPEHTIPETLHLTAALHDVHRRGRWAVPPRIRASAGRGSVHLDFTEAVIEHDEVVVDARPNWRNVEIIVPEGYRVSTEEAVPGAGDVHDLTSAEPRRDAPRIHIVSRPGLGEIVVRHPRPGRRWSVRTLAARRRARRTDR; translated from the coding sequence ATGACCGAGGAACCGCGCAAGGCGGTCCGCGCATCGGACGCCGACCGCGAAGCGGTGGCCCGCCAGCTCGCGGCCGCCGCCGGTGAGGGGCGCATCAGCACCGGGGAGCTGCGCACCCGGCTGGCACAGGTGTATGAGTCGCACACCTACGGGGACCTGGAGCGGCTCGTCGAGGACCTGCCCGAGATCGGCCTCTCGCGCGCCCGCACCGTCCCCGAGCACACCATTCCCGAGACGCTGCACCTCACGGCCGCGCTGCACGACGTCCACCGCCGGGGCCGCTGGGCGGTCCCGCCGCGGATCCGGGCCAGCGCCGGCCGGGGCAGCGTCCACCTGGACTTCACCGAGGCCGTCATCGAGCACGACGAGGTCGTCGTGGACGCCCGTCCGAACTGGCGCAACGTCGAGATCATCGTGCCCGAGGGCTACCGGGTGAGCACCGAGGAGGCCGTGCCGGGGGCCGGCGACGTGCACGACCTCACCTCGGCAGAGCCCAGACGCGACGCGCCGCGCATCCACATCGTGTCGCGCCCCGGTCTGGGCGAGATCGTGGTGCGGCATCCGCGCCCCGGGCGCCGCTGGTCGGTCCGCACCCTGGCGGCGCGGCGCCGGGCGCGGCGCACGGACCGGTGA
- a CDS encoding GTP-binding protein: MTSVKIVVAGGFGVGKTTFVGSVSEIVPLTTEAVMTSASVGVDDLAKTPEKQTTTVAMDFGRVSLDSDLILYLFGTPGQHRFWFMWDDLVKGAIGAVVLVDTRRLADCFPAIDYFEEARLPFIVAVNGFDGYYPHAAAEVRDALTLSDTIPIVQVDARDRASTKSTLITLVEHAITVGDTGAGQPTSTGGQGTWR, translated from the coding sequence ATGACGTCGGTCAAGATCGTCGTCGCCGGAGGCTTCGGCGTCGGTAAGACGACGTTCGTGGGTTCCGTCTCCGAGATCGTGCCGCTGACCACCGAAGCGGTCATGACCAGCGCCAGCGTCGGCGTCGACGACCTGGCCAAGACGCCGGAGAAGCAGACCACCACGGTGGCCATGGACTTCGGCCGCGTCTCGCTGGACTCCGACCTCATCCTGTACCTGTTCGGCACGCCGGGCCAGCACCGGTTCTGGTTCATGTGGGACGACCTGGTCAAGGGCGCGATCGGTGCCGTTGTCCTGGTCGACACCCGCCGCCTCGCCGACTGCTTCCCGGCGATCGACTACTTCGAAGAGGCGCGGCTGCCCTTCATCGTCGCCGTCAACGGGTTCGACGGCTACTACCCGCACGCCGCGGCCGAGGTGCGCGACGCCCTCACGCTCAGCGACACCATCCCGATCGTGCAGGTGGACGCCCGCGACCGCGCCTCCACCAAGTCGACGCTGATCACCCTGGTGGAGCACGCCATCACGGTGGGCGACACCGGCGCCGGCCAGCCGACCTCCACCGGCGGTCAGGGCACCTGGCGCTGA
- a CDS encoding DUF742 domain-containing protein, which produces MVAPHGRDAGSPSWFGQQSAGASRSPADGPSGADVPRPGQQPPDQQQWSASSNAPSSLVRPYAVTRGRTKPRAQLPLEALISATMTARSEFGTLTPECQAISDLCREWRSIAEISALLRIPLGVARVLVADMSEQGLVQIRSSLNTDSRPNTNLLERVLSGLRKL; this is translated from the coding sequence GTGGTGGCACCTCACGGTAGAGATGCCGGGAGCCCCTCGTGGTTCGGACAGCAGTCGGCCGGCGCCTCGCGGTCGCCGGCGGACGGCCCGAGCGGCGCAGACGTTCCACGACCGGGCCAGCAACCACCAGACCAACAGCAATGGTCGGCCAGTAGCAACGCGCCGAGTTCGCTGGTGCGGCCTTACGCTGTTACCCGGGGCCGCACCAAGCCGCGGGCTCAGCTGCCGCTGGAGGCTCTGATCTCCGCGACCATGACGGCGCGCAGCGAGTTCGGGACCCTGACCCCCGAGTGCCAGGCGATCAGCGACCTGTGCCGGGAATGGCGTTCCATCGCGGAGATATCCGCGCTGCTGCGGATCCCGCTCGGCGTTGCGAGGGTGCTCGTGGCGGACATGTCGGAGCAGGGCCTGGTCCAGATCAGATCGTCGCTCAACACCGACAGCCGGCCCAACACCAACCTGCTTGAAAGGGTGCTCAGTGGACTTCGCAAGCTCTAG
- a CDS encoding roadblock/LC7 domain-containing protein yields the protein MNQPVNELNWLITDFANRVPDVAHAIVVSSDGLPLAASAGFPVDRADQLAAIASGLSSLTQGAARVFEGGAVAQTVVEMERGLLLIMAISDGSCLAVLAAAECDLGLVAYEMTLLVDRAGRALTPAARTSGIH from the coding sequence ATGAATCAACCGGTGAATGAGCTCAACTGGCTGATCACTGACTTCGCCAACCGCGTGCCCGACGTCGCGCATGCGATCGTGGTGTCGTCGGACGGGCTGCCGCTGGCCGCTTCGGCGGGCTTCCCCGTCGACCGTGCCGACCAGTTGGCGGCCATCGCCTCTGGTCTGTCCAGCCTCACGCAGGGGGCCGCCCGGGTCTTCGAAGGCGGAGCGGTCGCGCAGACGGTCGTCGAGATGGAGCGCGGGCTGCTGCTCATCATGGCGATCAGTGACGGATCGTGTCTGGCGGTGCTCGCCGCGGCCGAGTGCGATCTCGGCCTGGTCGCCTATGAAATGACCCTGCTCGTCGACCGGGCGGGTCGGGCGCTGACTCCGGCGGCGCGCACCTCCGGAATCCACTGA
- a CDS encoding nitrate- and nitrite sensing domain-containing protein: protein MRSRLVALIVIPTAAAVLLGGLRISVNVMDTLTHERIETMATLGEDVVTLANELGKERLLSAAYIADDPNPEERSDSRQAALQEQQRSADQALNDVRNGANELGDPGGDNAAGKLDSMLTSLENLPTLREEVADTRITVLPTVTKYRQVINTLIDFNETIAGETDDTELRESVRSLTALSKARDQLSYESALMLHSLMRGSMSGGIQEAIETTRARYDNEILNFTSSATPEQRRSYDETFTGLEVSRMATMRLRVMMRVETDQPLTGVTSGDSASDYQEVANETLDRMQEVESSLASSVRGESNALKSDARNTAILDSLLVLAVILAVIVVTMLVARSMVRPLRALREGAMRIAANELPDSIARMRETSAGPGEVEVAPIGVASRDEIGEVARSFDEVHRVALRLASDEAALRSNVNAMFVNLSRRSQTLVERQLRLIDGLEQGEQDADRLGDLFQLDHLATRMRRNNENLLVLSGQDNTRKWAQPVPLVDVLRGAISEVEQYERVNVRAPSHVSVLGRPVNDVIHLVAELVENATAFSSHDTQVSVTARALEGGEVMVEVTDSGIGMAPEEVDATNARLAEPPVIDVAVSRRMGLFVVSRLAARHGIQVRLRAAHNGGITALVVLPADLLITPVESTPALGAGRSGVPDTYAEAAAAFASAPAPADPSDIWQSQSSGDRPSWQRETPSALPKRPDPADRGQNGHQEHPPSGQDLWADSGWIKPAEPPAAPQPPAAAPEEPVEPEPPRRQTEPSDGFSAFSRPAAAPRPEPSPAPQERPVEQQPWRAEEDARPEETRSWQEPPPPSRTSEPEIREGYGSTAYLSRRYGGSNSNGTVVPPSPENGSETLPIFDSIESNWFRRRPMSPAVTTPDTGPIGKVNVNGTESAHTNGSTPPPPPERPSAPPAAATPRPEDEWRSESDSGWKAAQTASEPVAGGLTSSGLPKRVPKANLVPGTAPAPENFKQITSRSADRVRNRFSGFQQGVRQGRHEAGDQTSKEN from the coding sequence GTGCGCTCCCGTCTCGTCGCCCTCATCGTCATTCCCACCGCGGCAGCGGTCCTGCTGGGTGGGCTGCGCATCTCCGTCAACGTCATGGATACGCTGACCCACGAGCGCATCGAGACCATGGCGACCCTGGGCGAGGACGTCGTCACGCTGGCGAACGAACTGGGCAAGGAGCGTCTGCTCAGCGCCGCCTACATCGCCGACGACCCCAATCCGGAGGAGCGCTCCGACAGCCGCCAGGCCGCGCTGCAGGAGCAGCAGAGGAGTGCGGACCAGGCGCTCAACGACGTGCGCAACGGCGCCAACGAGCTGGGCGACCCGGGCGGTGACAACGCCGCGGGCAAGCTCGACAGCATGCTGACGAGCCTGGAGAACCTGCCGACGCTGCGCGAAGAGGTCGCCGACACCCGCATCACGGTGCTGCCGACCGTCACCAAGTACCGCCAGGTGATCAACACCCTCATCGACTTCAACGAGACGATCGCCGGCGAGACCGACGACACCGAACTGCGCGAGAGCGTCCGCTCCCTGACGGCGCTGAGCAAGGCGCGCGACCAGCTCTCCTACGAGTCGGCGCTCATGCTGCACTCGCTGATGCGCGGCTCGATGTCCGGCGGCATCCAGGAGGCCATCGAGACCACCCGGGCCCGCTACGACAACGAGATCCTGAACTTCACCTCCAGCGCGACGCCGGAGCAGCGCAGGAGCTACGACGAGACCTTCACCGGCCTCGAGGTCAGCCGCATGGCGACCATGCGGCTGCGCGTCATGATGCGCGTCGAGACCGACCAGCCGCTGACCGGCGTCACCTCCGGCGACAGCGCCTCCGACTACCAGGAGGTCGCCAACGAGACCCTCGACCGGATGCAGGAGGTGGAGTCCTCGCTCGCCTCCTCCGTCCGCGGCGAGTCCAACGCGCTGAAGTCCGACGCGCGCAACACCGCCATCCTCGACTCGCTGCTGGTCCTCGCGGTCATCCTCGCGGTCATCGTCGTCACGATGCTGGTGGCCCGCTCCATGGTCCGCCCGCTGCGCGCGCTGCGCGAGGGCGCGATGCGGATCGCGGCGAACGAGCTGCCCGACTCGATCGCCCGGATGCGCGAGACCAGCGCGGGACCCGGCGAGGTCGAGGTCGCCCCGATCGGCGTCGCCTCCAGGGACGAGATCGGCGAGGTCGCGCGCTCCTTCGACGAGGTCCACCGGGTGGCGCTGCGCCTGGCCTCCGACGAGGCGGCGCTGCGCAGCAACGTCAACGCCATGTTCGTCAACCTCTCGCGCCGCAGCCAGACGCTGGTGGAACGGCAGCTTCGGCTGATCGACGGCCTCGAGCAGGGTGAGCAGGACGCCGACCGGCTCGGCGACCTGTTCCAGTTGGACCACCTGGCGACCCGCATGCGCCGCAACAACGAGAACCTGCTGGTCCTCTCCGGCCAGGACAACACCCGCAAGTGGGCCCAGCCGGTCCCGCTGGTCGACGTGCTGCGCGGCGCGATCTCCGAGGTCGAGCAGTACGAGCGGGTCAACGTCCGCGCCCCCTCCCACGTCTCGGTCCTCGGGCGGCCGGTCAACGACGTCATCCACCTCGTGGCCGAGCTGGTGGAGAACGCCACCGCGTTCTCCTCGCACGACACCCAGGTCTCGGTCACCGCGCGCGCCCTGGAGGGCGGCGAGGTCATGGTGGAGGTCACCGACAGCGGCATCGGCATGGCGCCGGAGGAGGTCGACGCCACCAACGCCCGGCTGGCGGAGCCGCCCGTCATCGACGTCGCCGTCTCGCGGCGCATGGGCCTGTTCGTGGTCAGCCGGCTGGCAGCGCGGCACGGCATCCAGGTGCGGCTGCGCGCGGCGCACAACGGCGGCATCACCGCGCTCGTCGTCCTGCCGGCCGACCTGCTGATCACTCCGGTCGAGTCCACGCCGGCGCTCGGCGCCGGCCGCAGCGGGGTGCCCGACACCTACGCCGAGGCCGCCGCGGCCTTCGCCTCCGCCCCGGCGCCCGCCGACCCCTCCGACATCTGGCAGTCCCAGTCCTCCGGCGACCGCCCCTCCTGGCAGCGGGAGACCCCGTCCGCGCTGCCCAAGCGGCCGGATCCGGCCGACCGCGGCCAGAACGGCCATCAGGAGCACCCGCCGAGCGGGCAGGACCTGTGGGCCGACAGCGGCTGGATCAAGCCCGCGGAGCCGCCCGCCGCACCCCAGCCCCCGGCGGCGGCGCCCGAGGAGCCCGTCGAGCCGGAGCCGCCGCGGCGCCAGACCGAGCCGTCCGACGGCTTCTCGGCCTTCTCCCGTCCCGCCGCCGCGCCCCGGCCCGAGCCCTCTCCGGCTCCCCAGGAGCGCCCGGTGGAGCAGCAGCCGTGGCGGGCCGAGGAGGACGCCCGGCCCGAGGAGACGCGCTCCTGGCAGGAGCCGCCCCCGCCGAGCCGCACCTCCGAGCCCGAGATCCGCGAGGGGTACGGCTCCACGGCCTACCTGTCCAGGCGCTACGGCGGGAGCAACAGCAACGGCACCGTGGTCCCGCCCTCGCCGGAGAACGGCAGCGAGACACTGCCGATCTTCGACTCGATCGAGTCCAACTGGTTCCGCCGCCGGCCGATGAGCCCCGCGGTGACCACGCCCGACACCGGCCCGATCGGCAAGGTGAACGTGAACGGGACGGAATCCGCGCACACCAACGGCTCGACCCCGCCGCCCCCGCCCGAGCGGCCCTCCGCCCCTCCAGCGGCCGCGACGCCGCGTCCGGAGGACGAATGGCGCTCCGAGTCCGACAGCGGATGGAAGGCCGCGCAGACGGCCAGTGAGCCCGTCGCCGGTGGATTGACGTCCTCGGGGTTGCCAAAACGCGTTCCCAAGGCAAACCTGGTTCCCGGCACCGCGCCCGCGCCGGAGAACTTCAAGCAGATCACGTCTCGCTCCGCCGACCGTGTCCGCAACAGGTTCTCCGGGTTCCAGCAGGGTGTGCGCCAGGGTCGGCACGAAGCCGGCGATCAGACGTCCAAGGAGAACTAG
- a CDS encoding M15 family metallopeptidase, translating into MRHSDCASLRPAQGPDRGRGRPEQWSPPRRRRGRHRRRRGRGGARTATALVLGTWLALSITASAGADPTPGTDEIERSRRAEAGHEESIAVLKGRLAEVRARLADLQADADAAILDYREEADRLEKAEQAYEAADRKAGRAAERHEESRRNAAGYAVSAYKGADLSMLSAWVEPGGPQEIMDRSGYVRLLAGHRKDVLDRTDASDIAAETLRDHAESAEEEQQEATGDAAEARERALAAVHEQEEAMESILAEQSEVEAELLAAQDNTAELEREREEALEQAEQAEQAAEGGGSALGRQNDGGGSSGGDGSTRQGSATGGCTGRSTGGFANGQIPWSALCPLPQAGEMLRADAAADFIRLDGAFRERFGRPMCVTDSYRPLSEQVRLFHQMQAGMAARPGTSMHGLGIAVDLCGGVNVHGSTEYRWMMANAPGHGWHNPGWAQNGFEPWHWEYTG; encoded by the coding sequence GTGAGGCACAGCGACTGCGCGTCCCTGCGCCCCGCGCAGGGACCGGATCGGGGACGGGGCCGGCCTGAGCAGTGGTCGCCGCCGCGGAGGCGCAGGGGGAGGCACCGGAGGCGGCGCGGCCGCGGCGGCGCCCGCACGGCGACCGCGCTCGTCCTCGGAACCTGGCTGGCCCTTTCGATCACGGCATCGGCCGGCGCGGACCCGACCCCCGGCACCGACGAGATCGAGCGCAGCAGGCGCGCCGAGGCCGGGCACGAGGAGTCGATCGCCGTCCTCAAGGGCAGGCTGGCCGAGGTGCGCGCGCGGCTGGCCGACCTCCAGGCCGACGCCGACGCGGCGATCCTGGACTACCGGGAGGAGGCCGACCGGCTGGAGAAGGCCGAACAGGCCTACGAGGCGGCGGACCGCAAGGCCGGCAGGGCCGCGGAGCGGCACGAGGAGTCGCGCCGCAACGCGGCCGGCTACGCGGTCTCGGCCTACAAGGGCGCCGACCTGAGCATGCTGAGCGCCTGGGTGGAGCCCGGGGGCCCGCAGGAGATCATGGACCGCAGCGGCTACGTGCGCCTGCTGGCCGGCCACCGCAAGGACGTCCTGGACCGCACCGACGCCTCCGACATCGCGGCCGAGACGCTGCGCGACCACGCCGAGTCGGCGGAGGAGGAGCAGCAGGAGGCCACCGGCGACGCCGCGGAGGCCAGGGAGCGGGCGCTGGCGGCGGTGCACGAGCAGGAGGAGGCCATGGAGTCGATCCTGGCCGAGCAGTCGGAGGTGGAGGCCGAGCTCCTCGCGGCCCAGGACAACACCGCCGAGCTGGAGCGGGAGCGCGAGGAGGCGCTGGAGCAGGCCGAGCAGGCCGAGCAGGCCGCCGAAGGCGGCGGATCGGCGCTCGGGCGGCAGAACGACGGCGGCGGGAGTTCCGGCGGGGACGGGAGCACCCGGCAGGGGTCCGCGACCGGCGGGTGCACCGGGCGCTCCACCGGCGGCTTCGCCAACGGCCAGATCCCCTGGTCGGCGCTGTGCCCGCTGCCCCAGGCCGGGGAGATGCTGCGCGCCGACGCCGCGGCGGACTTCATCAGGCTCGACGGCGCCTTCCGCGAGCGGTTCGGTCGCCCGATGTGCGTCACCGACTCCTACCGGCCCCTGTCGGAGCAGGTCCGGCTGTTCCACCAGATGCAGGCGGGGATGGCGGCCCGTCCCGGCACCAGCATGCACGGCCTGGGCATCGCCGTGGACCTGTGCGGGGGCGTGAACGTGCACGGCTCGACGGAGTACCGGTGGATGATGGCCAACGCCCCGGGGCACGGCTGGCACAACCCCGGCTGGGCGCAGAACGGCTTCGAGCC